From the genome of Primulina eburnea isolate SZY01 chromosome 12, ASM2296580v1, whole genome shotgun sequence, one region includes:
- the LOC140806634 gene encoding uncharacterized protein gives METSWHTFITCPYARECWANAKLNHVVEAQAEGAEGFTQWLFKIIQDLSGAELRKFATILWAIWKQRNYALWNNHVDTPNRVVVTAMSFLYDWMSLARSNKEVHDALCFFDDIKSAGISMVVRNDEVLFEVDALTVYNAMTESAAEITEFGGIMGRCRDILATNPGFSVHFTRRQAKEIPHVLAKHSRFYASPCVWLETPMCIGALMDLYLYQYVIE, from the exons ATGGAGACTTCATGGCATACGTTTATTACTTGCCCATATGCAAGAGAATGTTGGGCCAATGCGAAGCTGAATCATGTAGTGGAAGCCCAAGCCGAAGGAGCAGAAGGCTTCACACAGTGGTTATTCAAGATCATCCAAGACCTTAGCGGAGCAGAACTGAGAAAATTCGCAACTATCCTATGGGCTATCTGGAAACAAAGGAATTACGCATTATGGAACAACCACGTAGATACACCAAATAGAGTGGTAGTCACAGCCATGAGTTTTCTTTACGACTGGATGTCACTAGCCAGGAGCAACAAAGAAGTACATGACGCATTATG CTTTTTTGATGACATAAAATCTGCCGGGATAAGTATGGTGGTGCGAAATGACGAG GTTCTCTTTGAAGTGGACGCGCTAACAGTATACAATGCTATGACGGAATCAGCTGCCGAAATAACGGAGTTTGGAGGCATAATGGGTAGATGTAGAGACATATTAGCTACAAACCCAGGTTTTTCGGTTCATTTTACTCGTAGACAAGCAAAGGAGATTCCACATGTGTTAGCAAAGCATTCTCGTTTTTACGCTAGTCCTTGCGTTTGGTTAGAAACACCAATGTGTATTGGTGCCCTTATGGATCTGTACCTTTACCAATATGTTATTGAATGA